From Desulfovibrio legallii, one genomic window encodes:
- a CDS encoding glycosyltransferase: MRVLLLAPQDTPPPSLEEQHRWAELGSPLRTARLEEEHALALALYMRDGGPLAPMLACRQGSPLHRRAAALNLPVLPLPGANPANPVTLFRLWRWQRRHPRLLVQTVSEEALALGRRLLRLRPRGSTLLAHAFWQRPPLAPPGAALDAVHKILCGSGYIRSRLAAAQEARRGAVRPRLRPLPLAGSRCVVLAPGMVLEPEGPAAAPSAVAPEARFIFGLGDALTPRSGAQIVARAMAAIWQREDLPPWEVRALGGGPRYQELLDEAVTLGVAARLCLLNEQPLARILPACRAWIAPGASPEELPETLWAGAAAGLPVICTRTPLHLERLDAARLHPDAAEAERPPAACAQASAEAGAGAPALLVPPEDPQSLAKAMIDVMTDAGLRRSLAAASAALRPLVGLDAFAARTCRRYAAWGRELGWLPPDAPAEERT; encoded by the coding sequence ATGCGCGTTCTGCTGCTGGCCCCCCAGGACACGCCGCCTCCTTCCCTGGAGGAGCAGCACCGCTGGGCGGAGCTGGGCTCGCCCCTGCGCACGGCCCGCCTGGAGGAGGAGCACGCCCTGGCGTTGGCCTTGTATATGCGCGATGGCGGCCCCTTGGCCCCCATGCTGGCCTGCCGGCAGGGCTCGCCCCTGCACCGCCGGGCCGCGGCCCTTAATCTGCCCGTGCTGCCCCTGCCCGGCGCAAACCCGGCCAATCCCGTAACCCTGTTCCGCCTCTGGCGCTGGCAACGCCGCCACCCGCGCCTGCTGGTCCAGACTGTGAGCGAGGAAGCCCTGGCCCTGGGGCGAAGGCTGCTCCGGCTGCGGCCGCGCGGCAGCACCCTGCTGGCCCACGCCTTCTGGCAGCGGCCGCCCCTGGCTCCCCCCGGAGCGGCCCTGGACGCCGTCCATAAAATCCTGTGCGGCTCCGGGTACATCCGGTCCCGGCTGGCCGCGGCTCAGGAGGCCCGCCGGGGGGCGGTCCGCCCCCGTCTGCGGCCTTTGCCGCTTGCCGGCTCACGCTGCGTCGTTCTGGCTCCGGGCATGGTTCTGGAACCGGAAGGGCCCGCCGCAGCCCCTTCTGCCGTCGCTCCGGAGGCCCGCTTCATCTTCGGCCTGGGCGATGCCCTCACCCCCCGCTCCGGCGCGCAGATCGTCGCCCGGGCCATGGCCGCCATCTGGCAGCGTGAAGACCTGCCCCCCTGGGAAGTCCGCGCTCTGGGCGGCGGTCCGCGCTATCAGGAATTGCTGGACGAGGCCGTAACCCTGGGCGTGGCCGCGCGCCTCTGCCTGCTCAACGAGCAGCCCTTGGCGCGGATTCTGCCCGCCTGCCGGGCCTGGATCGCTCCCGGCGCATCGCCGGAGGAGCTGCCCGAAACCCTCTGGGCCGGGGCCGCGGCTGGCCTGCCCGTCATCTGCACCCGGACGCCCCTGCACCTGGAGCGGCTGGATGCGGCCCGGCTGCACCCGGACGCGGCGGAGGCGGAAAGACCTCCTGCCGCATGCGCCCAGGCCTCCGCGGAGGCCGGAGCGGGCGCGCCCGCCCTGCTGGTGCCGCCGGAGGATCCGCAGTCCCTGGCCAAGGCCATGATCGACGTCATGACCGACGCGGGCCTGCGCCGCAGCCTGGCGGCGGCGAGTGCGGCGCTGCGGCCGCTGGTGGGGCTGGACGCCTTTGCCGCCCGGACCTGCCGCCGCTATGCGGCCTGGGGCCGGGAGCTGGGCTGGCTGCCGCCCGATGCCCCGGCAGAGGAACGGACCTGA
- a CDS encoding aspartate-semialdehyde dehydrogenase, with translation MSKKLTVAVVGATGAVGREMLKTLHERDFPATEVRAFASARSEGVTVPYGEREITVHELKEDVFDGVDLAIFSAGGATSQKFAPHAAHAGCVVVDNSAAWRMDDRCPLVVPEVNPQALDAHQGIIANPNCSTIQMLVVLKPLHDAGKIRRVVVSTYQAVSGTGQKGMEELERQVRDLFNSRDPESKVYPYRIAFNVLPHIDVFLENDYTKEEMKMVNETVKIFNDPTVKVTATCARVPVFYCHAESVNVETEKKITPKEARVMLSQAPGVRVFDNPRELMYPMPAYCVGEDATYVGRIREDETIPNGLNMWIVADNVRKGAALNAVQIAEELLRRDLVRVRDKNVFLR, from the coding sequence ATGAGCAAAAAGCTGACCGTTGCCGTTGTGGGCGCCACAGGCGCCGTAGGCCGTGAAATGCTCAAGACCCTGCACGAGCGGGACTTTCCCGCCACGGAAGTGCGGGCCTTCGCTTCCGCCCGTTCCGAGGGCGTCACAGTGCCCTACGGGGAGCGCGAAATCACCGTCCACGAGCTGAAAGAAGACGTCTTTGACGGCGTGGATCTGGCTATTTTCTCCGCCGGCGGGGCCACTTCGCAGAAGTTCGCCCCCCATGCGGCCCATGCGGGCTGCGTGGTGGTGGACAACTCCGCCGCCTGGCGCATGGACGACCGCTGCCCCCTGGTGGTGCCGGAAGTGAACCCCCAGGCCCTGGACGCGCACCAGGGCATCATCGCCAATCCCAATTGCTCCACCATTCAGATGCTGGTGGTGCTCAAGCCCTTGCACGACGCGGGCAAAATCCGCCGGGTGGTGGTTTCCACCTATCAGGCCGTGTCCGGCACCGGGCAGAAGGGCATGGAAGAGCTGGAGCGCCAGGTGCGCGACCTTTTCAACTCCCGCGACCCGGAAAGCAAGGTCTACCCCTATCGCATCGCCTTCAACGTGCTGCCGCACATCGACGTCTTCCTGGAGAACGACTACACCAAGGAAGAAATGAAAATGGTCAACGAAACCGTGAAGATCTTCAACGATCCCACGGTCAAGGTTACAGCCACCTGCGCGCGGGTGCCCGTGTTCTACTGCCACGCCGAATCCGTAAACGTGGAGACGGAAAAGAAAATCACGCCCAAGGAGGCCAGGGTCATGCTCTCCCAGGCCCCCGGCGTGCGCGTTTTCGACAACCCGCGCGAGCTCATGTACCCCATGCCCGCCTACTGCGTGGGCGAAGACGCCACCTATGTGGGCCGCATCCGCGAGGACGAGACCATCCCCAATGGCCTGAACATGTGGATCGTGGCCGACAATGTGCGCAAAGGCGCGGCCCTCAACGCCGTGCAGATCGCCGAAGAGCTGCTCCGCCGTGACCTGGTGCGCGTGCGGGATAAAAACGTGTTTCTGCGCTGA